A single genomic interval of Salvelinus namaycush isolate Seneca chromosome 41, SaNama_1.0, whole genome shotgun sequence harbors:
- the LOC120033979 gene encoding protein ELFN1-like translates to MACGGAMVMSAFFWSVAIVYLTHIGRVNGDCWLIEGEKGFVWLAICSQNQPPYEAIPTHINSTIVDLRLNENKIKSIHFSALSRFANLTYLNLTKNEINYIDDGAFSAQFNLQVLQLGFNKLRNLTEGILRGLGKLQYLYLQANLIETVTPNAFLECYSLENIDLSMNRIQQLDGTTFTSLTKLTTCELYTNPFNCSCELLGFVKWLSAFPNRTNERMVCDSPSGVSGYSLLSQNPNNPTFRNALHMLSTVCTDDYVTPYIPVPPETTTLPPDYTPCGLEDCPSGTEPDESMSINPTVINVDVKPSMKLKQVSKTSATITVQIPHPFKKMYSLVLYNNSFFTDIQNLKIQNEDIELKNLKPHTEYTYCVASIKNNLRFNHTCLAVSTGPWNGNERSQNHATATHYIMTILGCLFSMVIVLGVVYYCLRKKRQQDEKHKKAGSLKKSIIELKYGQELEGGTISRMSQKQMMGGESMSRMPYLPSGSEMEQYKLQEIRDDTPKMAKGSYIEVRGTGDHHERRECEMSMPGMSMPGNSQGSVAEISTIAKEVDKVNQIINNCIDALKSESTSFQGVKSGAVSTQEPQLVLISEQPQSKSSFLSPVYKDSYHHSLQRHHTSDVPPKRPSTATGGPMRSPRPYRSESKYIEKTSPTGETILTVTPAAAILRAEAEKIRQYNEHRHSYPDSHQLQIEELEGPGSHKPSILEPLTRPRPRDMAYSPLSPQYHNLSYSSSPEYYCKPHHTIWERFKLRGKRHKDEDEYMAAGHALRKKVQFAKDEDLHDILDYWKGVSAQQKS, encoded by the coding sequence ATGGCCTGCGGTGGAGCTATGGTAATGAGTGCCTTTTTCTGGTCTGTGGCCATAGTATATTTGACCCATATAGGCAGAGTCAATGGGGACTGCTGGCTCATCGAAGGTGAGAAGGGTTTTGTGTGGCTGGCCATCTGCAGCCAAAACCAGCCTCCATACGAGGCAATCCCCACGCATATCAACAGCACCATTGTGGACCTTCGGCTCAATGAAAACAAGATCAAAAGTATCCATTTCTCTGCCCTCAGCCGCTTCGCCAACCTGACCTACCTAAACCTGACCAAGAATGAGATCAACTACATAGATGACGGGGCCTTTTCTGCCCAGTTCAACTTACAGGTCCTTCAGTTAGGCTTCAACAAACTCCGTAACCTTACTGAGGGCATCCTCAGGGGTTTGGGCAAGCTGCAGTACCTCTACCTCCAGGCCAACCTGATTGAGACTGTGACACCCAATGCCTTTTTGGAGTGCTATAGCCTGGAAAACATCGACCTCTCCATGAACCGTATCCAGCAGCTAGATGGGACCACGTTTACCAGCCTGACTAAACTGACTACCTGTGAGCTTTACACCAACCCTTTCAACTGTTCCTGTGAACTACTTGGCTTTGTGAAGTGGCTCTCTGCATTCCCCAACAGGACAAATGAACGGATGGTCTGTGACTCCCCATCAGGTGTCTCTGGCTACAGTCTGCTCAGCCAGAATCCTAACAACCCGACTTTTCGGAATGCCCTCCATATGCTCTCCACTGTGTGTACAGATGACTATGTGACGCCGTACATACCTGTGCCTCCTGAGACCACCACACTCCCACCAGACTACACTCCCTGTGGGCTGGAGGACTGTCCCTCCGGAACTGAGCCAGATGAGAGTATGAGTATCAACCCAACGGTGATTAATGTGGATGTAAAACCCAGTATGAAGCTCAAGCAAGTCTCTAAAACAAGCGCCACCATCACTGTTCAGATCCCCCATCCCTTCAAGAAGATGTACAGCCTGGTTCTCTACAATAACAGTTTTTTCACTGATATTCAAAACCTCAAAATTCAGAATGAGGACATTGAACTTAAAAACCTGAAACCCCATACTGAATACACGTACTGTGTCGCTTCTATAAAGAATAATCTTAGATTCAATCATACTTGTCTGGCAGTCTCCACAGGACCCTGGAATGGGAACGAGAGATCACAGAACCATGCAACAGCTACCCACTACATTATGACCATCCTAGGTTGTCTCTTTAGTATGGTGATTGTCCTCGGGGTGGTCTACTATTGCTTGCGTAAAAAACGTCAGCAAGATGAAAAGCACAAAAAGGCCGGCAGCCTAAAGAAAAGTATAATTGAACTAAAATATGGACAAGAGCTCGAAGGGGGAACCATTTCCAGGATGTCACAGAAGCAAATGATGGGTGGGGAGAGTATGTCCCGCATGCCATACCTACCATCTGGTAGTGAAATGGAGCAGTACAAACTGCAGGAGATAAGAGATGACACGCCTAAAATGGCCAAGGGAAGTTACATAGAGGTCCGAGGAACCGGGGACCACCATGAACGCAGAGAGTGTGAGATGTCCATGCCTGGGATGTCCATGCCTGGGAACAGCCAAGGGTCAGTGGCCGAGATTTCAACCATTGCAAAAGAGGTGGATAAGGTAAATCAGATCATTAACAACTGTATCGATGCTCTGAAGTCAGAATCCACATCTTTTCAAGGGGTGAAATCAGGAGCTGTGTCCACCCAGGAGCCCCAACTGGTCCTAATATCAGAGCAGCCGCAGAGCAAGTCTAGCTTCCTGTCCCCGGTGTATAAGGACAGCTACCACCACTCGTTACAGAGGCACCACACCTCGGATGTCCCGCCAAAGCGGCCCAGCACTGCCACTGGAGGTCCAATGCGGAGCCCAAGGCCTTACCGCTCAGAGTCCAAGTACATAGAGAAGACCTCACCAACGGGTGAGACCATCCTCACTGTAACGCCAGCCGCTGCCATCCTTAGGGCAGAGGCCGAGAAGATCAGGCAGTACAATGAGCACCGGCACTCCTATCCCGACAGCCACCAGCTGCAGATCGAGGAGCTGGAAGGGCCCGGAAGCCACAAGCCCTCCATCCTGGAGCCCCTAACTCGGCCCCGTCCCAGAGACATGGCGTACTCTCCGCTCTCGCCTCAGTACCATAACCTCAGCTACTCCTCCAGTCCTGAGTACTACTGCAAACCACATCACACTATCTGGGAGCGCTTCAAACTCCGTGGCAAACGGCACAAAGATGAGGACGAGTACATGGCTGCAGGGCATGCGCTACGTAAAAAAGTGCAGTTTGCCAAGGATGAGGACCTGCATGACATTTTAGACTACTGGAAAGGTGTATCTGCTCAACAGAAATCTTAA